One genomic segment of Fischerella sp. PCC 9605 includes these proteins:
- a CDS encoding glycosyltransferase, whose product MNNQKAMRILFLHPNFPAQFRHVAAAIAKDSSNQVVFGTTRHEGSLPGVNKAFYKAKREARPETHHYVRPLENAVLQAQGVYRMAEQLKARGFIPDVVYGHSGWGPTLLIKDIFPKAKLLCYFEWFYHAHGSDADFDPTESLTADDEARIRIKNAPILIDLYSCDRGLSPTYWQRQQFPLEYHNKITVLHDGIDTEFFCPKPGAKLVLPRINLDLSHAEELVTYVARGMEPYRGFPQFIEAVALLQQRRPQCHVVIVGENRVAYGKPLPDGKSYKEVMLGKYPLDLSRVHFTGWLPYHEYLQVLQASSVHVYLTRPFVLSWSMLEVLSAGCLLVASRTPPVTEVIQDGVNGFLVDFFSPQEISDRIEEALKHRDRMASIRVKARETIQKRYDLSELLPQHLQWIQQQEDNSNGKLVSPWEGTKLKPIAITEKNGSNGRHKDAENSLATSPAILQIHNQTVTTQEIIPLLSRYQLLPKLKQELVIDEAIASFSCTSEEQAKCCQDFCEQHQLTSEAERQAWLQQQGMSETQFLDLATRNLRIEKFKQATWGSKLESYFYKRKQQLDQVVYSLLRTQDADVAQELYFRLLEGEQSFPELARQYSQGSEAQTGGLTGPVALSTPHPKLARILAISQVGQLSPPIHIGDWWVIVRLEKFIPAQLDDTMRQRLLNELFSSWLKEQLQQQASTPQAVEVQKPA is encoded by the coding sequence ATGAATAATCAAAAAGCCATGCGAATTTTATTTTTGCACCCCAATTTCCCTGCCCAATTTCGTCATGTGGCAGCAGCTATTGCCAAAGATAGTAGTAACCAAGTTGTTTTCGGTACTACTCGTCATGAAGGAAGTTTACCTGGTGTCAACAAAGCCTTTTATAAGGCTAAACGAGAAGCTCGACCAGAAACTCACCACTATGTTCGACCTTTGGAGAATGCCGTTCTTCAAGCTCAGGGCGTTTATAGAATGGCAGAACAACTAAAAGCTCGTGGGTTTATCCCAGATGTAGTCTATGGTCATTCGGGTTGGGGTCCAACTCTGTTAATCAAAGATATTTTTCCAAAAGCCAAATTACTGTGCTATTTTGAATGGTTTTACCATGCTCATGGTTCTGATGCGGACTTTGATCCCACCGAATCACTTACTGCTGACGATGAAGCCCGGATTCGCATTAAAAATGCTCCTATCTTAATAGATTTATATAGTTGCGATCGCGGTCTTTCTCCAACTTATTGGCAGCGCCAGCAATTCCCACTAGAGTATCACAATAAGATTACCGTGCTTCATGATGGTATTGACACTGAATTCTTTTGCCCCAAGCCAGGGGCAAAGTTAGTTCTCCCCCGCATCAATCTAGACCTTTCTCACGCAGAAGAACTTGTTACTTATGTAGCACGCGGTATGGAACCTTATCGGGGTTTTCCGCAGTTCATTGAGGCAGTTGCTCTACTTCAGCAGCGACGACCCCAGTGTCATGTAGTAATTGTGGGAGAAAACCGGGTAGCCTATGGCAAGCCTCTGCCTGATGGCAAGAGTTATAAAGAGGTGATGCTGGGAAAATATCCTCTCGACCTCAGCAGAGTTCATTTTACGGGCTGGTTGCCTTATCATGAATATCTGCAAGTTCTCCAGGCTTCCTCTGTACACGTTTATCTCACCCGTCCCTTCGTCTTGTCTTGGTCAATGCTGGAGGTTTTATCCGCAGGTTGCTTGCTGGTAGCTTCTAGAACTCCTCCTGTGACTGAGGTGATCCAAGATGGTGTCAATGGTTTTTTGGTAGACTTCTTTTCACCCCAGGAAATTAGCGATCGCATTGAAGAAGCGCTCAAGCATCGAGACCGAATGGCTTCGATCCGTGTCAAGGCGAGGGAAACAATTCAAAAGCGCTATGACTTGTCGGAGTTATTGCCGCAACATCTGCAATGGATACAGCAGCAAGAAGATAACAGCAACGGCAAATTAGTTTCCCCGTGGGAGGGAACTAAGCTAAAGCCAATAGCCATAACTGAAAAAAACGGTTCAAATGGGAGACATAAAGATGCGGAGAATTCATTAGCAACATCTCCAGCTATCTTACAAATCCATAACCAGACGGTGACAACTCAAGAAATTATTCCCCTGTTAAGTAGGTATCAACTGCTACCAAAACTCAAGCAAGAACTTGTTATTGATGAAGCGATCGCATCTTTTAGCTGCACAAGCGAAGAACAAGCCAAGTGTTGCCAAGACTTTTGCGAACAGCATCAATTGACATCAGAGGCTGAACGTCAAGCTTGGTTGCAGCAGCAGGGTATGAGTGAAACACAATTTTTAGACCTAGCAACCCGGAACCTGAGAATTGAGAAATTTAAACAAGCCACTTGGGGTAGCAAATTAGAATCCTACTTTTACAAACGCAAACAACAACTTGACCAAGTAGTCTATTCCCTACTTCGCACTCAAGATGCAGATGTTGCTCAAGAACTTTACTTCCGCCTTCTAGAGGGTGAACAGTCCTTTCCGGAACTAGCAAGGCAATACTCCCAAGGTTCAGAGGCTCAGACTGGTGGCTTAACAGGCCCAGTAGCATTGAGTACACCCCATCCTAAATTAGCCCGAATTCTTGCTATCAGCCAAGTAGGTCAGCTATCGCCACCAATCCACATCGGAGATTGGTGGGTGATTGTGCGGCTGGAAAAGTTTATACCAGCACAGCTTGACGATACTATGCGGCAACGGTTACTGAACGAACTCTTCTCTTCTTGGTTAAAAGAGCAACTACAACAGCAAGCTTCCACACCACAAGCTGTGGAAGTGCAAAAACCAGCTTAA
- a CDS encoding pentapeptide repeat-containing protein, which produces MPALDFSEQNLVGNDFSGQNLNGSTFFKATLTNVQFVNTGLRGTNFEEAKLYNVNASGAIFAPNNNFPQPANFFKATLENVNLSGANLRQANLSLINTKDINLSNANLTNANLREANLSGEQSERPNLAGANFTGADLFKAKLKAADLTGAKLVNANLEEADLEATLLVNVDATGANFTKSNFTDVTLQNSIFDLANFSGVSLSDAPLEPGQTSNVRFRGANLSNFLVDDAVLTGADFSPHVAANGTVTVTNLSGAKFDDTDLSGANFTQANAEGIIINGPAVNANFTDAKLVNADLSKGDFTNANFTRTDLSSVKMTDAIAVGANFTDAKLVNADLSKVNFTDATFFGADLTGAIAVDAIGLIVGDAGDNILNGTDGNDNIFGNAGNDTLTGNAGNDYLDGGAGSDSLNGGAGRDTLIGGTGADILLGAGGNDTLIGGGGNDTMNGGAGNDTFIFASGFGRDRINGFADGEDKIDLTAFATSFGALTVTQNGANTVISSSTFGTDTITLANFTASNVDATDFIF; this is translated from the coding sequence ATGCCAGCTTTAGACTTCAGCGAACAAAACTTGGTAGGAAACGACTTTAGCGGTCAAAACCTAAATGGCTCCACTTTTTTCAAAGCCACCCTTACAAATGTCCAATTTGTCAATACAGGGCTAAGAGGCACTAACTTTGAAGAAGCCAAGCTGTACAACGTTAATGCATCTGGTGCTATTTTTGCCCCTAATAATAACTTTCCTCAACCAGCTAATTTCTTCAAGGCGACATTAGAGAATGTCAATCTCAGTGGAGCCAATCTGAGACAGGCTAATCTGTCGCTGATCAACACCAAAGACATCAACCTGTCAAACGCCAACCTGACTAATGCTAACCTGCGGGAAGCCAATCTTAGTGGTGAACAGTCTGAACGCCCGAATCTAGCTGGGGCTAACTTCACGGGAGCCGATTTATTTAAGGCTAAGCTGAAAGCCGCTGACTTAACGGGCGCGAAGCTAGTGAATGCTAACCTAGAAGAAGCTGATCTGGAAGCCACTCTCTTGGTCAACGTCGATGCAACGGGTGCTAACTTCACTAAGAGTAACTTCACAGATGTGACTCTGCAAAACTCTATCTTTGACCTAGCTAATTTCAGTGGTGTTTCTCTAAGTGATGCTCCACTCGAACCAGGTCAGACGAGCAATGTCAGGTTTCGTGGCGCTAATTTAAGCAACTTTCTTGTAGATGATGCCGTTTTGACAGGTGCTGATTTTAGTCCCCATGTCGCTGCCAATGGCACCGTTACGGTAACAAACCTGAGTGGGGCTAAATTTGATGACACCGATCTGAGTGGAGCGAACTTCACGCAAGCCAACGCAGAAGGTATCATCATTAACGGGCCTGCCGTTAACGCAAATTTCACAGATGCTAAGCTAGTTAACGCCGATCTGTCTAAAGGCGATTTCACAAATGCTAACTTCACCAGAACTGACCTAAGTAGTGTGAAGATGACCGACGCGATCGCAGTTGGTGCGAACTTCACAGATGCCAAGCTAGTTAACGCTGACTTGTCTAAAGTCAACTTCACCGATGCTACCTTTTTTGGAGCCGATCTCACTGGTGCGATCGCGGTTGATGCCATTGGTCTAATTGTTGGAGATGCTGGAGACAACATTCTGAATGGGACAGATGGCAACGATAACATCTTTGGTAATGCTGGCAATGACACCCTCACTGGTAATGCAGGTAATGATTATCTCGATGGTGGTGCTGGTAGTGATAGCCTCAATGGTGGTGCCGGACGAGATACCCTGATTGGTGGTACTGGCGCTGATATCCTGCTTGGGGCAGGTGGTAATGATACCCTGATTGGTGGTGGTGGTAACGATACCATGAATGGAGGGGCTGGGAACGACACCTTTATCTTTGCATCAGGCTTCGGTCGCGATCGCATTAATGGTTTTGCGGACGGTGAAGACAAAATTGACCTAACAGCATTTGCAACCAGTTTCGGAGCTTTGACAGTCACTCAAAATGGTGCAAATACGGTGATTTCCAGCTCAACTTTCGGTACAGATACGATTACCCTGGCAAACTTCACTGCCAGCAATGTTGATGCTACCGACTTTATCTTCTAA
- a CDS encoding calcium-binding protein has protein sequence MAIINGTPDKDTLQGTNNADTIRGFAGEDELSGLGGPDLIRGGEDKDTIFGGNGADRLFGDAGEDSLYGENGNDTLNGGTSPTDVLDGKDLLEGGAGNDWIFGGFEDTLLGGAGNDTLTIENNPDGKSEVDGGAGNDSLVGSNSLNEGDTLQGGADSDFLNGLAGNDVLEGDDTLGAAGADTLVGGDGNDTLYGDADSLSAGANDSLVGGAGDDVLYGYGGDDILSGGDGADTLDGGDGNDVLDGGAGPSTLLGGAGLETITGGAEADLIDGGEDNDSLFGAGGNDTVLGGGGNDTLNGQAGDDFVDGGTGVDRVLGGPGNDTLTGGEDLEDQTAADTLIGGDGSDVFVLINTEFVPEPPDPGEPPVPAPVGDIIQGFQDGVDFFEYDFAFETLTISGSGNNTLITVTETGELIATVLNTNPSNITEADFLA, from the coding sequence ATGGCAATAATCAACGGAACGCCGGACAAGGATACCCTTCAAGGTACTAATAACGCTGATACAATACGAGGCTTTGCGGGTGAAGACGAACTCTCCGGCTTAGGCGGTCCTGACCTGATCCGAGGTGGGGAAGATAAGGACACCATATTTGGTGGAAACGGTGCCGACAGACTATTTGGGGATGCAGGCGAGGACTCACTCTATGGTGAGAACGGTAATGACACCCTCAATGGTGGGACAAGTCCTACTGATGTTCTTGATGGCAAAGACCTCTTGGAAGGTGGTGCTGGCAACGACTGGATATTTGGTGGCTTCGAGGATACTCTGTTGGGCGGAGCTGGTAATGACACTCTGACAATTGAGAATAACCCTGATGGTAAGAGCGAGGTTGATGGTGGGGCAGGCAATGACTCGCTAGTTGGTAGCAACAGCCTAAATGAAGGCGACACCCTTCAGGGCGGTGCTGACAGTGACTTCCTAAATGGTTTAGCTGGGAATGACGTTCTTGAAGGTGATGACACCTTGGGTGCCGCTGGCGCTGATACCCTCGTAGGCGGAGATGGCAATGACACCCTTTACGGTGATGCTGACAGCTTAAGTGCTGGTGCCAATGATTCCCTCGTTGGTGGAGCAGGCGATGACGTTCTCTATGGCTATGGTGGTGATGACATCCTCTCGGGTGGAGACGGTGCTGACACCTTAGATGGTGGAGACGGCAATGATGTCCTTGATGGCGGAGCAGGCCCAAGCACACTGTTGGGCGGTGCTGGCTTAGAGACCATCACTGGTGGAGCTGAAGCTGACTTGATTGATGGTGGAGAAGACAACGACTCCCTCTTTGGTGCAGGTGGTAATGACACCGTCCTCGGCGGTGGTGGCAATGACACCCTTAATGGTCAAGCTGGCGATGACTTTGTCGATGGCGGTACTGGCGTTGATAGAGTTTTGGGTGGGCCTGGAAATGACACTCTTACTGGCGGTGAAGACCTTGAAGACCAAACCGCAGCCGACACGCTGATTGGCGGTGACGGCAGTGATGTATTTGTGTTGATAAACACGGAATTTGTGCCAGAGCCACCAGATCCAGGTGAGCCACCAGTACCTGCTCCTGTAGGCGACATCATCCAAGGCTTCCAGGATGGTGTAGACTTCTTCGAGTATGATTTCGCTTTTGAGACGCTGACGATCTCAGGCAGTGGTAATAATACTTTGATCACAGTTACTGAAACTGGCGAACTGATAGCAACTGTGCTTAACACAAATCCCAGCAATATCACAGAGGCAGATTTTCTCGCCTAA
- a CDS encoding calcium-binding protein, with protein MSTIIGTAGNDTLLGDDLNDFIDGRGGNDSLLGNDGADTILGGLGNDFLNGEDGPDSLDGGSGSDTLLGDDADDTLFGGADNDFLYGDDGNDTLFGQGGLDFLSGDNGNDFLDGAGGADTLFGQEGDDILLGGAGNDSLGGVVLDGEGNIVDAEFGNDSLNGGDGADTIDGSFGDDTLIGGAGLDSLLGGDGSDLLDGGADADILFGQEGDDTLIGGNAADSLIGGLGNDNLDGGIGNDILNGEDGNDVINGGDGNDSLIGGAGSDTLTGGAGADAFIFNDSTEGIDTIADFSVVDDTIYVSAAGFGGGLQAGVLPASRFHLGSLANDASDRFIYDSSIGVLYFDVDGTGSTSQVEIARLDNNPAITRNDIVVI; from the coding sequence ATGAGTACAATCATTGGAACCGCAGGTAATGATACCCTTTTAGGAGATGATCTCAATGACTTTATCGATGGTCGGGGCGGCAATGATTCGCTCTTAGGAAACGACGGCGCTGACACTATTCTCGGCGGATTAGGTAATGATTTCCTCAATGGCGAGGATGGCCCTGACTCACTTGATGGCGGAAGTGGTTCTGACACCCTTCTTGGCGATGATGCTGATGACACCCTTTTTGGCGGTGCTGATAATGACTTCCTTTATGGCGATGATGGCAATGACACCCTCTTTGGTCAGGGAGGTTTAGACTTTCTGAGTGGTGACAACGGTAATGATTTCCTTGATGGCGCGGGTGGTGCTGATACCCTCTTTGGTCAAGAAGGCGATGATATTCTCTTAGGTGGGGCTGGAAATGACTCCCTTGGTGGAGTTGTGCTAGACGGCGAAGGCAATATTGTTGATGCCGAGTTTGGCAATGACTCACTTAATGGAGGAGATGGTGCTGACACCATTGACGGCTCCTTTGGCGATGATACCCTCATTGGCGGGGCAGGTCTTGACAGCCTACTTGGTGGGGATGGTAGTGACTTACTCGATGGTGGTGCTGATGCTGACATCCTCTTTGGTCAAGAAGGCGATGACACCCTCATTGGTGGGAATGCTGCTGATAGTTTGATTGGTGGCTTAGGCAATGACAACCTAGATGGTGGTATCGGTAATGACATCCTTAATGGCGAAGATGGCAATGATGTCATCAATGGTGGAGACGGCAACGACTCCCTGATTGGCGGTGCTGGTAGCGATACCCTGACTGGCGGTGCTGGTGCTGATGCCTTTATCTTCAATGACTCCACTGAAGGAATTGATACTATCGCAGATTTTTCCGTGGTTGATGATACCATCTATGTCTCTGCTGCTGGTTTTGGTGGCGGGTTGCAGGCTGGCGTACTTCCTGCTAGCCGATTCCACTTAGGTTCATTGGCGAACGATGCCTCAGATCGATTTATCTACGACAGTAGTATTGGAGTGCTGTACTTTGACGTAGATGGTACAGGTAGTACTTCGCAGGTAGAGATAGCCAGACTAGATAACAATCCTGCGATTACTAGGAATGACATTGTTGTCATCTAG
- a CDS encoding response regulator transcription factor: protein MSRILIAEDESRIASFLEKGFKASGFTTSVVSNGDEAIFMACSGDFDLLILDIGIPGKNGWVVLAELRGQGQQLPVIILTARDSIKDKVNGLEGGADDYVTKPFKFEELLARVRLRLRNRQPKDEDQMLLSLGDIVLDLRTRQVKVGNHSIELSAKEFALTETFMRYPGQVLTRQQLLSHAWGYDYDPYTNIVDVYVGYLRKKLGGNRIETVRGMGYRLRS, encoded by the coding sequence ATGAGCCGAATTTTGATCGCAGAAGATGAATCTCGCATTGCCAGCTTTTTAGAGAAAGGTTTTAAGGCTAGTGGTTTTACCACCTCCGTAGTGTCCAACGGTGATGAAGCTATTTTCATGGCTTGTAGTGGTGATTTTGATCTACTGATCTTGGATATTGGTATTCCAGGCAAAAACGGGTGGGTAGTGTTGGCAGAATTACGCGGGCAGGGACAACAACTACCTGTGATTATTCTCACCGCTCGCGACAGTATAAAGGATAAGGTAAATGGTTTGGAAGGAGGCGCTGACGACTACGTTACTAAGCCATTTAAATTTGAGGAGCTTTTAGCTAGGGTACGCCTGCGATTGCGTAATCGTCAGCCCAAGGATGAAGATCAGATGTTGTTGAGTTTAGGCGATATTGTCCTTGACCTGCGTACTCGTCAGGTGAAAGTAGGCAACCACTCCATCGAACTATCAGCTAAAGAATTTGCCTTGACTGAAACTTTTATGCGTTATCCTGGGCAAGTCTTGACCCGGCAGCAACTGCTTAGTCATGCCTGGGGTTATGATTATGACCCTTATACCAATATTGTTGATGTCTACGTTGGTTATCTGCGTAAAAAGCTAGGTGGCAACCGCATTGAGACGGTTAGGGGCATGGGCTATCGGTTGCGTTCATGA
- a CDS encoding sensor histidine kinase: MVFSATVAILAIRQVLFFRLEKRIERSLLQEMKEFQQLTKGINPKTNQPFGDDVRSIFNVFLNTNIPSDDEFLLTLLNGKIYKSSPRALPSWLKENYYLLEHLAQLTKAEQGKFYTIDGVVIYLAQPVIRGKTHGVFVVLQSTAGESWEVAETVFVIIQVMLVVAILASLLAWVIAGRVLTPLRLLTETTRSISESDLMRRIPVKGSDEIAELTITFNEMLQRLQAAFSSQRDFIDDASHELRTPITIIRGHLELLGEDPQERRETIELVTDELDRMSRFVDDLLLLAKAERPDFLKLEIVEISSFTKELYAKAKTLAHRNWCLEAVASGRITIDPQRLTQAIINLVVNATQHTQEGDAIALGSALTNGKARFWVRDTGEGISFCDQKRIFERFARGSSSPRRSEGAGLGLAIVKKITEAHSGWVELVSRPLGGSTFTIVIPLKSN, encoded by the coding sequence ATGGTCTTTTCTGCTACGGTAGCTATCCTAGCTATTCGCCAGGTTCTCTTTTTTCGTCTAGAAAAACGGATAGAAAGGTCTTTGCTTCAAGAAATGAAGGAATTCCAGCAGTTGACTAAGGGAATAAATCCCAAAACTAATCAACCTTTTGGAGATGACGTTCGTTCCATTTTTAATGTATTTCTTAATACTAATATTCCCAGCGATGATGAATTTCTTTTGACATTGTTGAACGGTAAAATCTACAAGTCTAGCCCGAGAGCACTACCGAGCTGGCTCAAAGAAAATTATTATTTACTAGAGCATTTAGCTCAACTAACAAAGGCTGAGCAAGGTAAATTCTACACCATAGACGGTGTTGTAATTTACCTCGCTCAGCCTGTAATTAGGGGAAAAACTCACGGAGTATTCGTGGTGCTTCAATCTACTGCTGGTGAAAGTTGGGAGGTAGCTGAGACGGTTTTTGTCATTATCCAGGTGATGCTCGTTGTTGCGATTTTAGCCTCGTTGTTGGCTTGGGTAATAGCTGGAAGGGTGCTCACACCCCTACGCCTGCTCACTGAAACTACTCGTTCGATTAGCGAGTCTGACCTGATGCGACGCATCCCTGTAAAAGGTTCAGACGAAATCGCCGAACTCACTATTACTTTCAACGAGATGCTCCAAAGACTGCAAGCAGCCTTTTCTAGTCAACGAGATTTTATTGATGATGCAAGTCATGAACTGCGGACGCCGATTACAATTATCCGAGGTCATCTGGAACTGCTGGGTGAAGACCCTCAAGAACGACGGGAAACGATAGAATTAGTCACTGATGAGCTAGACCGCATGAGTCGCTTTGTCGATGACCTGCTATTACTAGCTAAGGCTGAGCGACCCGATTTTTTAAAGTTAGAAATCGTAGAAATTAGTTCATTCACCAAAGAACTGTACGCTAAGGCCAAAACTTTAGCCCATCGAAACTGGTGCTTAGAGGCTGTGGCTAGTGGTCGCATTACGATTGATCCTCAGCGACTGACTCAGGCAATCATAAACTTGGTTGTGAATGCTACTCAACATACCCAAGAAGGTGATGCGATCGCCCTTGGTTCGGCGCTAACAAATGGTAAAGCGCGTTTCTGGGTGCGTGACACAGGCGAAGGAATCTCCTTTTGTGACCAAAAACGGATTTTTGAGCGCTTTGCTCGTGGCTCTAGCAGTCCCCGTCGTTCCGAGGGTGCTGGTTTGGGATTGGCAATTGTAAAGAAAATAACAGAAGCTCACAGCGGTTGGGTCGAACTTGTGAGCCGCCCGCTTGGGGGTTCTACTTTCACCATAGTTATTCCCCTAAAATCAAACTAG